The DNA region TTTCCGATCGACATCGTCTGCCACCGCGGCATGAATGCGGTCGCTCCAGAGAACACGCTGCATGCGGCGCGTCTTTGCTTCGATCAGGGGTTCCAGGTGGTCGAGCTCGATGTGCGGCGCACCGCCGATGGCGCACTTGCCGTCATCCATGATGCGGTTCTCGACCGCACGACAGACGGATCCGGCCCGGTCGCGGCGAGGACGATGGCGGAACTCGGCCGGCTCTCGGCCGGTGCTTGGTTCGATCCGTTCTTCGCGGGCGAACGCGTGACGCCGCTCGCCGCTTTCCTCGAAGCGGCCGGCGCCGACGGGCGTCTCTACGTCGAGGTCAAGGATACGGATCCGGCCGCGACGGTCGCGGAGGTGAAGCGGGCGGGCCTTCTGTCGCGCGTCTTTTTCTGGAGCCCCGATCCATCGAGACTAGCGGAACTGCGGCGTCTCTCCGACGATATGCAGATCATGGTCGAACGCGAAAGCTTCTCCAGCGTTCATGAGGCCATCCAAATTTTGCGACCAACGATTGTCCAGTTCGAGGCTGAGATGAGCGTTCCCAGCGAGATCGAAGCCTGTCGACGGGCCGGTGTCGCCCCGATGGTCAAGTATTTCGGTTCCGATGAGGGCGTCTTCGAACGCATTATCCGTTTGAAGCCGGCCCTGATCAACCTGAACCGGCCAGACATGTTCCTTGCCGCATACGCATCCGTCACTAGTGCAGCGAATCCGAAATTCGCATCACATTGGGGCAACGCACGCGGCGAATTTCGGATTCAAAAGCTGCACTAGCAAGTTATTGTTTCTAGTGTGGTTCTTGAATTTGAAGTTCCTACATCGAGCATGCCATCCATGGGGTAGGAACTTCAAATTCACCACACTAGTGGTCAAAGTCTGACGCTTGGTTCCCGTATCGACTGGCTGGAGTCGACGCAAGTCCGCCATAGGTCGGCCTACTAGGCGATCCAGGATTCGGACATTTTGCGCCGCGTAGCACCAAGGGAAGTGCGTCCATTTAGGTCGTACAGAGGCTGGAACACCGCACTTACTCACCGGTCGGCAATTAAGGCGACAAATGGCTTGTACATTGGCGCATGGTTTGGTATCATGAGCCATGAAGCGAGACGGGCGCAGCTTTGATCACCGAACACTTGAGGCCATACGGCTGATGGCGGTGGAGCGGGTGCGGGACGGAGAGCCGGCCTCTTCGGTTATCGCGTCTTACGGTTTCAGTCGCACGACGATCTACAAATGGGTTGCGGCCGCGGCGACACCGGGGATTGGCCTGAAAGCGCTGCTGTCTCGGCCGGCGAGTGGGCGGCCGCGCACTTTGTCCCCTCATCAGGAGCGGCAGGTTTATCGCTGGATCAATGGCCGCGACCCTCGCCAGTATGGACTGGATTTCGGCCTGTGGACGCGGTCGATAGTGGCCAGCCTGATCGAGCGCAAGTTTGACATTCGCCTTGGTGTGACCGCCGTGGGCGAATTGCTCGCCAAACTCGGGTTGACACCGCAAAAGCCGTTGCAGCGCGCCTACCAGCGCGATCCGGAAGCCATCGAGAGATGGCAGCGCGAAACCTTTCCCGCCATTGCGCGGCAGGCGAAAGCGTCAGGGGGCGAGATCTATTTCTGGGATGAGTCCGGGTTTCGTGCGGACACTGTGCACGGCAAGACTTGGGGTGTGAAAGGGCAAACACCTGTTGTCGAGCGCCCCGGTCAACGGCAATCGATCAGTGCGGCATCGGCCGTGAATTCGAAAGGCGCTTTCTGGTATTGCACTTATCAAGGCGGCCTCAACGCGGAGCTGTTTGTTGATCTGCTGCGGCGAATGATGCGGCACCGCACGAAGCCGGTGCATCTGGTGGTAGACGGCCTCCCGGCGCACAAGACGACGCTGGCAAAAGCCTATGTTGCGTCGACCAATGGGCTGCTGACGCTACACTTCCTTCCCGGTTATGCGCCCGAGTTGAACCCTGATGAACTTGTCTGGAGCCATATGAAGCGCACCGGCGTTGCCAGGACACCACTGCGCAAAAGCGAAACACTACGAGGCAAAATCGAAACCCAACTTGCAGCACTCAGGACAACGCCCGGGCTCATCCGATCATTCTTCAAGGCCCCAGCTGTCGCCTATATTACCGACTGGTGAGTAAGACCGGACATTCGCCAGGCTGCTTCATCCCGGTCTGACCCGACCCAACGGAGGAAGGGTAACCGCCAGAAGGCAACCCGGACGTTCGTGCATAATCAAGTCTTTCGGAACCGCACCGGGTGTTGCATCAGGCTCCCTGAACAGTCCGATAGGCTGCGCGCCCTGGCCAACGCGATTGTTGAGATCTCACCATCGCGGCGATGTCGACGATTGCGGATGGGCGCACACGTCCGCGCTAATCCATGGTATGACGCGCAGCCCCCATGGACCCTGAGAGGATCATGATAACTTCGATCCTGTTAGTCATGTCATATTTGTCAGGATATATGACGCATGCGGTTTTGAGTGTTCAGCGCAGATAATCATAGACGACCTTGCCGAGGCCGAGGGTCAAATCGGCGATGATGTGCGTAGCCGAGATCACCTCGAGCACCGGCAGCTCGGCGACCGGCGCCAAGGCGTGCGCATGAAGATCAAGCGCGCCAGGCCCGATCCAGGCACCTTTGAGCTCGATGTCCTCGAGACAATACTCGACCAGCTCGCAGATGCGCGCGCTACCATCGACATGGGGGATGATCTTGAGCAGGAAGTTGGGCGTGGCGAGGGAGGTCAGCACCGCCGTCGGATCAGCGACCTTGTGCTTGTAACCCATGGTGCCGGTTGCAACTCGGACGGGACCATAGTCGAGGGTACCCACCAGGGTGTCGATCTCGGCGCGAAGCGTGGGCTGCGCGAGCTTCTTCGGAAAGCCCCAGAGCTCGCGCCCGCCGGCGATCGGCGGCTCGTCGTTCAGAAACATGCAGTGGGTGTAGCCGCCCTTCTTGCCGCGGAAAGACACCGGGATCACCTGGCCGCTTTCGGTGTAATCACCGAACCCCGTCGAGTCCGGCATGCGGATGAATTCGTATTTGACGATTGGTTCGTCCACTTGCAGGGGCTCCGGCACGAGCGCGCGCAATTTCTGGCCATCGGTCCGGTAGGCGATGATGAGATATTCGCGCTGGCGAAAGCGATAAGGCCCGGGCGGATAAGCGGGACTGGTGAGCGGCATGGAGAAGGCGCGCTCGCGCACCTGGGATTCCTTCATGAGAGCCTCCTTGATTGGGTGATACACATTCGTCGGCCACTATTCGCGGCCGTGCTCGGCGACATCGAACATGAAGACGCCGTCGAGGCTGCGCGGCCGTTCGAGCACTTGGGGATGCCTCAGCGTGCGGATAGTGTCGTGATAGCCCGCCCGCCAGTGATCCTCCATGCTTTGGCGCGAAAACTCGTAGTCTTTGGAGTCGCCTTCATACTCCTTCGATCGATAAACGAGTTGGATGAGATTCCAGACCTTGGGCTGGGACGCAGGTCGCAAAATCTCGACTTCGGGACTCGCCGCCAATTCCTCCGGCAACTTCTCGATGAGTTTCGAGAGGGCATTGCGCAGAACCTGTATCTCCCGGAAGCGATCGGATTCGGCGCGGGTCCGGCTTGAATATTGGATTTCTTTCTGCCGCGTCGGTACTTGCGCCATATTACGCGGCAACTCGCCGACGGACGACCAGAGATCGACCTGAAATGCGAGCGTGTCGCGTTCCGGCTGGTTTTCGACCACCCAGCGCAGCGGCGTGTTCGAGATCAGGCCGCCGTCCCAGTAGTGCTCGCCGTCGATCTCGATCGCGGGAAATCCGGGCGGCAGCGCACCGCTCGCCATCACATGCTCCGGGCGGATTCGGTCCGTCGTAGAGTCGAAATAGACGAAGTTGCCGGTGCGCACATTGACGGCACCAACGCTCAAGCGCATGTCATCGCCGTTGATGCGGTCGAAATCGACGAGCCGCTCCAACGTCGTTCTGAGCGCGCGCGTGTCGTAATAACTCGTGGCCTCGATCGAGCCATGTGGCCATAGCCAAGGGGTCAGCGGGCGCGGCGCGAAGAAACCTGATGCGCCCAGCGACAAGGCCCGGCCCGCGCTCCACTGGTTGAGCAGGGTGCGCGCGGCGTCGCCCTTGAGCAGCGCCGTGAAATCGGTGCCATATCCCAACGGCCCGGGCGAGGTGACGAGTTCCCAGAATTGTCGAAGCTTCTCGACGCGCTGGTCAGGCGGATTGCCGGCAATGATGGCGGCGTTGATGGCGCCGATTGAAATGCCGGCGGTCCAGTCGGGGTGGAGACCCGCCTCGACAAGGGCTTCATAGACGCCTCCTTGATAGGCGCCGAGCGCGCCGCCTCCTTGCAGCAAGAGAGCGATACATTCGAAGGGCGGGCGGCTAGCAAGCCGGTGAGATTTGGCCCGAGAACGGCCGTGGGCAATCAAGCTGTTTGTAGTCCCGTGCATCATATCCTCCGTTTCGCGTGGGTCACTCACGCCGGTACATGCAGTACCGGGGTGCAGTCACACAGCCGCCGCACCTAATTGTCGGAGCACACCCGAGTGCGCCTATAGGCATGCAGCCGATAACTGTAAGTGTAGGTGTAAGAGCAGCTGCTGGAGCTGGAATTGCTGTAGACGTAGACGCCATAAGGCGCCCAGTGGCGATATCGCCAGCCATAGCCTGAGCGGCCGTAGCCATAGAGCGCCGTGCGGCTGTAGCCAGCGATCGCGGAACCGCCGTAGAAATTGCTCCGACCGCCAGGGAAGCCGGAACGACCGCCGAAACGAGAGAGACCAGCGGGGCCACCGTTACCAGGAGGACGAGCGAATCCGGCGCCCATGCGACCAGGAGGACCGCTGAGGCCAGGGGCACCACCGACCTCGGGCCGACCAGGAAAACCAGCGGCGCTAAGGCCCGGAGGAGCTCCGCCAGGAAAGCCAGGAGCACCACCGCCGGGGAGAGCGGGAGGAGCACCGCCAGGGAGGCCAGCAGGAGGGCCGGGAGGAGGGCCACCGGGGAATGGCTGGGCGAGCGCGGTTTTTGGTGCGACGACTGCAGCGCCGAGCATCGCGCTCGTGGCGAGCGTCAACCGGGTTTTTCGCAACATCGTTTGTCTCCTTACAGTTGCTTAGAGTTGTGAAGTTGTTTCCAGCTGGGGCTGGCGGGCCTTGACGAGGCCGTCCGCAAGGTCCCCGAGGCGGATTGCGGGCTCGAGATTCGTGTTGTGGCCGGCGTCCTGCTCGGGGCGCTGGATCCGGAACCAGGTCACGTAGAGCGCTGGGAGGAAGACAAGAGTCAGCAGCGTCGCGACTGCCAGGCCCCCCATGATCGCGTAGGCCATCGGACCCCAGAAGATGGTCGGCGCGATCGGGATCATGCCGAGGATAGCCGCAGAAGCGGTCAGCAGGATCGGACGGAACCGGTGCGTGGTGGCCTCGATGACCGCATCCCAAGGATGCCGCCCCTGCGCCTTCTCTTTCTCGATCTGGTCGATCAGGATCACCGAATTGCGGGCGATCATGCCGGTGAGGGCGAGCACGCCAAGGATTGCTACGAAGCCGAGCGGCTTGTCCGAAAGGAGAAGGGCCGCGACGACTCCGATGACACCAAGAGGGGCCACGCTGAGCACCAGGAACAGACGGCTGAAGCCCTGGAGCTGGATCATCAGCACCGTGAGCATGAGGATGAGCATCAGCGGCAAGACGGCTTCGACCGACGCCTGCGCCTTGTTGCTGTCCTCGACGCTGCCGCCAACCTCGATACGGTATCCGCTCGGCAGGCTGGCATTCAGCGCCGTCATCTTCGGGGCCAGCGCCTGCACGACCGTGGCAGCCTGGATGCCCGGCGCGACATCGGCCTGCACGTTCACCATAGGCCGGCGGTCGCGACGCCAGACAATCGGGTATTCCTGGCCGTAGTCGACGGAGACGATCTGGGCCAACGGAACGGTCCGCCCGTTCGGCAGCGGCACCTGAAGCGTCCGGATCGTTGCGAGCGACATGCGCTCGTCGGCGGAGGCCCGGACCAACACATCGACGAGATAGATCCCGCTCCGCATCTGGGTGGCTGTGATGCCGGACACGACCGTGTTCAGCGACTGGGCCAGATCCTGAGAGCTCAGGCCGAGGAGGCGTGCCTGGTCCTGGTCGACCCGGATCCTGACCGTGCGCGCCGGCTGCATCCAATTGTAGTTGACGTTCTGGGCATCGGGGGCGGACTGAATGACCTGAGCGACCTTGAACGCGATCGCTCGCACCTCATCCGGGTCCTGTCCACTCACCCGGTATTGGAGCGGCCATCCGACGGGCGGGCCGAGCTCGAGCGGATAGACCCGCCCGACGACGCCCGGGAACTCGCTCGCCAGCGCCTGCTCCAGCTTCGCCTTCACGCGCTCGCGCTGCTGCAATCCCTTGGTGACGACCACGCCTTGCGCGAAAAAGTCGTTGGGCAGCTGAACGTTGAGGGGCAGGTAGAACCGGACCGCACCCTCCCCGACGTTGGTGCTCCAGTGATCGACGTCCTCATCGCCCGCCAGCAGCTTGTCGATTCGGGCCGAGACATCGCGGGTTGCATGGATCGAGGCATTTTCCGGCAGCTGCACATCGACGAGCAGCTCGGGCCGGTCCGAGGACGGGAAGAATTGCTGCGGAACGAAGCGCATGCCGTACAGCGCCGCCCCAAACATGCCGAGCGTGACGAGGACCGTGATCCAGCGCGCCCGCATGCCCAGCACCAGGAAGCTGCGGAACGCGCGCATGATCGGGCCAGGCTCCCCCGAATGCGCCGCCTTGGGTTTCTTGAGGATCCAAACGCCAAGCAAGGGGGCAAAGAGGACCGCGACGACCCAGGACGTCAGCAGCGCGATAGTGACGACGGCGAAAATCGAGAAGGTGTATTCTCCCGCGCCGCTATGCGCGAAGCCGATGGGGACGAATCCC from Rhizobiales bacterium GAS188 includes:
- a CDS encoding Transposase translates to MAVERVRDGEPASSVIASYGFSRTTIYKWVAAAATPGIGLKALLSRPASGRPRTLSPHQERQVYRWINGRDPRQYGLDFGLWTRSIVASLIERKFDIRLGVTAVGELLAKLGLTPQKPLQRAYQRDPEAIERWQRETFPAIARQAKASGGEIYFWDESGFRADTVHGKTWGVKGQTPVVERPGQRQSISAASAVNSKGAFWYCTYQGGLNAELFVDLLRRMMRHRTKPVHLVVDGLPAHKTTLAKAYVASTNGLLTLHFLPGYAPELNPDELVWSHMKRTGVARTPLRKSETLRGKIETQLAALRTTPGLIRSFFKAPAVAYITDW
- a CDS encoding acetoacetate decarboxylase — encoded protein: MKESQVRERAFSMPLTSPAYPPGPYRFRQREYLIIAYRTDGQKLRALVPEPLQVDEPIVKYEFIRMPDSTGFGDYTESGQVIPVSFRGKKGGYTHCMFLNDEPPIAGGRELWGFPKKLAQPTLRAEIDTLVGTLDYGPVRVATGTMGYKHKVADPTAVLTSLATPNFLLKIIPHVDGSARICELVEYCLEDIELKGAWIGPGALDLHAHALAPVAELPVLEVISATHIIADLTLGLGKVVYDYLR
- a CDS encoding NTE family protein encodes the protein MHGTTNSLIAHGRSRAKSHRLASRPPFECIALLLQGGGALGAYQGGVYEALVEAGLHPDWTAGISIGAINAAIIAGNPPDQRVEKLRQFWELVTSPGPLGYGTDFTALLKGDAARTLLNQWSAGRALSLGASGFFAPRPLTPWLWPHGSIEATSYYDTRALRTTLERLVDFDRINGDDMRLSVGAVNVRTGNFVYFDSTTDRIRPEHVMASGALPPGFPAIEIDGEHYWDGGLISNTPLRWVVENQPERDTLAFQVDLWSSVGELPRNMAQVPTRQKEIQYSSRTRAESDRFREIQVLRNALSKLIEKLPEELAASPEVEILRPASQPKVWNLIQLVYRSKEYEGDSKDYEFSRQSMEDHWRAGYHDTIRTLRHPQVLERPRSLDGVFMFDVAEHGRE
- a CDS encoding Multidrug efflux pump subunit AcrB, producing MKHFNLSEWAIRHRSMVAYFMLVVAVAGIASYFRLGRSEDPDFTVKTMVVQVEWPGATVGDTLEQITDRLERKLQETPNLDYLKSYTTAGKATIFVNLKDSTPPAQVADIWYQVRKKIGDIRNTLPQGIVGPGFNDEFGDTFGIVYGFTADGFTHRELRDYVDDVRKQLLELPDISKIDVLGAQDERVYVEFSSEQLAGLGIQRPALLDALQAQNSVTPAGVVQTGDEKILVRVSGAFRSEQDILAVNFVANGRIIRMGDIARVTRGPADPAQPMFRVNGREAIGLAISMRKGGDVLALGHNVAQAMADITASLPVGIESTLVANQPVTVEHAVDDFMEALWEAVAIVLGVSLVSLGLRAGAVVALSIPLVLAAVFVVMSLTGIDLQRISLGALIIALGLLVDDAMITVETMVTRLEHGDDKDHAATFAYASTAFPMLTGTLVTVAGFVPIGFAHSGAGEYTFSIFAVVTIALLTSWVVAVLFAPLLGVWILKKPKAAHSGEPGPIMRAFRSFLVLGMRARWITVLVTLGMFGAALYGMRFVPQQFFPSSDRPELLVDVQLPENASIHATRDVSARIDKLLAGDEDVDHWSTNVGEGAVRFYLPLNVQLPNDFFAQGVVVTKGLQQRERVKAKLEQALASEFPGVVGRVYPLELGPPVGWPLQYRVSGQDPDEVRAIAFKVAQVIQSAPDAQNVNYNWMQPARTVRIRVDQDQARLLGLSSQDLAQSLNTVVSGITATQMRSGIYLVDVLVRASADERMSLATIRTLQVPLPNGRTVPLAQIVSVDYGQEYPIVWRRDRRPMVNVQADVAPGIQAATVVQALAPKMTALNASLPSGYRIEVGGSVEDSNKAQASVEAVLPLMLILMLTVLMIQLQGFSRLFLVLSVAPLGVIGVVAALLLSDKPLGFVAILGVLALTGMIARNSVILIDQIEKEKAQGRHPWDAVIEATTHRFRPILLTASAAILGMIPIAPTIFWGPMAYAIMGGLAVATLLTLVFLPALYVTWFRIQRPEQDAGHNTNLEPAIRLGDLADGLVKARQPQLETTSQL